The genomic interval ccgcgtttccaaacgtttcgcttccacgtatCCGATTCCGTGCAAAGCTGCTACTAAACCTAGCCTTTCTCTTGATAGGCTTAGGTTGTTGGTTGTGGAGTGGTACCTCAAAAGCTTATTATGGACGAGAGGAGTACCACCAAAGCTTATTTACGGTTTGAACGTGGTACCTAGCTACCTAGCTCAAAACCTGGTACGTACGGCCATTCTGTTGTTTGCTTGTGAGATGCAGTTTGTGATTATGAAAATATTGCTATAACTTGGACttcctcattttcttcttgcaTTACAATTTCCGTTTTCTCATTTGGTGCCACTAAAAGGTGgttattaaattataataatttCCGTACCTATAGAATGAGTCGATCTTCACTTTGGTTCCCATAGCTTTAAATTTCTGAATCGTGGACGTCCTATATAGTCACAATGTCGACACATAGCTAGTTGTAAGGGTTCTTCAGTTTATGTAAATGCCATAGAACTTATATAGTCAATGTATCAATGTATAACATGATCTGAGATGCATAGCATGCATATATCAATTGTATGACTGTCATTACCTTCTCAACTGATTGAAGTAACCGAAAATGTACGTGGTTGCCTTCATGTTGCTTTATTGCATTTGATAACCAGCCAATTTATGCTATCATGCATGATCAATAAGTAGTGAAACTGCAGGTTGACATTCAAAAATCGTACGTAACATTTCTTCCATACAACTTCATTAGAATTTGTAACATCCATGACGTCTGCGACCAATTTAATCGGACTATAGCCGAGGTTAAATCAGAGTATTGATGCATGCAAAAAAGAGGACAATAAGAGACATGCAAGATGAAGTAAAACACGACAATTGAATACTGAATACATAGAAACACGACAATTGAATACTGAATACATAGTAATTGCACAGCCAAAAGGAGTCCCCTTATTAATGCACAATCTTGAAGTCTTGAGTAAAAACGTGAGAGCCCCGAGGACCTATATATGCGTAACAAAGAACTAGAAATGTTAACTGGGATGATATTGACTAGCGGATTCTGATTGATAGGATGGGACGAAATTCCAAGACAAATAGACAGATAGATCATTCTCTGATGAGTCTGATCACATAGCTCAAGCAAGATGACATAACCATCGTCCTCATTTTAActcttttattattattattattattatttttctttttttacaaATAGGACTATTAGTCCAAGTAAaagaaagtaaataaaaaactaGTCAGAGTTACAAGCCATAAACTCCCTAACTCTAAAAAGACCAGCAATATCATCCAGTAAATCATCAAAAACCAGCGTATGAGGGTCATGTAAGATACATATTCTTATATTATTAGAGGTAGTATGCTTAGTAAAGATATTAGTTACCATATTTCTCTCTCTGTGGACATGCTTCATATCAATAAAGTCAAAAACACACATCAAGCTTATGCAGTTCATTATCAAGGTCCCAAGAGGATGCAAATCAATACTATCATGTTGAAAAAGATTGATAAACACTAAAAAATCAGACTCAACTTACCATCTTTAAATCTTTAAACTACGAGCTAGGTGTAGACCATGAAACATACCTCAAGCCTCAACTTGCAGGATTTCCCCAGTCCCAATGTTCACCATAAACCCACCCTGCCAACAGCCAACCTCATCCCTAACCCTAAGCACACCGCCTGCTCAAATATTTCCATTATTCATCTTGGAGTCATTAACATTGAGTTGAAAATTTTCAACAGTTGGTTTAATTCAATATAACATCTCCACGTATTTAGGCAAATTTGTACTAAGCTTAGTATTAGCTTTAGCCCCCTTTGATATTTGAATATTTCGGTCTCACATAATTAAGCACTAGACTGACCAATTACTCGTGATACTTatcgagaaaaaaaaaacccaatatATTACTCATGATTTAGACTTTGCTTAATCGAACCCAATACATTACTCTTGGCCTTATATCCAAAATAATTAAGATGGAAATGTCGAATCTTCCTATGTAAACATTTATTGTAGCAAAGCAAGCAAACCCAGCGAACCAagaccaaaccaaaccaaaacaaaaggaagCGAAACTCCTTTCGttgtttgaagtttgaaaCTGATTTCCACCCGAAGCTCTCAACCCAGTTCTCAGGTAATCACTATCTCCCAAAGcccttttctcttttctttcaatTCTCTAAATTCTACAactttatatttataattttgatttctGATGACGACCAAGTTTTGATATGGACGAAATTATGGAGCTTGTAGATTAAAGCTTTGATCTTTTGGGTGAATAAATTAGTTCTTACATTACCCAACTTGTTAAACATAGTGGTTTTGCTTTGGAATCAAGATACAGAAGTGTGCTATTGGCTAGATTGTGATAAAGTTTTGATCTTGGTGTCAGtttgtgattttctctctgttttttcAGGGTATGGATGAAGATTTAGGTGACAAGGAGGCATTGCTGGCTCGCATTCAGCAGGTGGAACGTGGTAATGTGATTTTTAATACTAGTGCTGTCATGCCATTGATTTATGTGCTTTCATTTTGTGTTTATTGGACTcgtaaattaataataaggATTGGGAATGTGTACCAAGTTATCATTTACCTGCTTAGCTTCTTCGGTATGGTGGAATGGTTGCTGGTCTAGTTGTGGGAGTAATTGTTAGTTACTTGAGACCTGTAGTTTGCAGTTGATTGCATCTCAGGTTTAGTTTAGAATTTCGTTTCTGATGATAGTTTGGAGTATAAAAGAAGTGTAAGCTGGCAGGATAGAGCCAATAGTTGTGCATGACACCTCATTCAGGTGACAGATTATCATATAGTCTACTAAGGGTTCAAACAATTTAAAAGAGAGCCTGTTGTCTCCGGAATTCTGTACTTCCATTTGTGATACTTGAAGAATTGAATTCAATCTAGTGTCTTTGAGCTGACTGGATGAAATAAGAAGAATAAGATTTCAGAAAAGGAATCTCTTACCACTGGATCTCATGGTGTCTTCGAAGcatatctttgtgtacggttGGACATTTACTTGCTACTATTCACTGTACATCCCACTTTGGAAGGATGCAAGTAGGATGGTAAATCAAGATTCACACCTGAAACCGGgtaatttttccttttttcatcTGCCGCTCAACAATGAGTCCTTCTGCTGAACTGTATGTTCACTGGGAGGTAGGAAACTCCAGCAAGTAGCTAGGTTGATACCTTGAGGCTATATAAACCCCAAACCACCTGGAGAAAACCAGTAGGCCCAGCATTCTAGATAATCCATGATTTCTGTTGGTGGATAGTTGTTGACTTGAATTAAATACACCTCGGTAGAAACAGACAGTCCTGTCGTTACATATTCTAAGCTTAATTTTATACTTTTTCCTGTTACTGGGATTCTATCTGTTCTGCATTGCGTCACATGATTAACATGTAACTGATGTAAGTTATTATTCTGCATACAATTTTCTTCAGTCTCTGGTCCTGAGTTCTTATCTACAGTCAAGTCAAAAGGAAAGTGAAGATATAATTTGTCAATTATAATGTTTTGCAGAGCGTGATGAATTACGTAAAGACATCGAACAATTGTGTATGCAGCAAGCTGGGCCAGGCTACCTTGTTGTGGCTACTAAGATGCATTTTCAAAGGTGTAATTTTCTTTTCCCAAACTACatgattttcttcttttttaacatgttattgataaGTGGCTATGGGTTTGTTCTCACTCATGGAGTAATATTATGAAGATAACAGTaagtatgttttaatttttatcaccCTATTAGGACAGCTGGCTTGGAGCAGGAGATTGAGAACCTGAAAAAGAAGCTAGCTACTTGCTCAAGAGAGAATGTGAATCTTCAAGAGGAGCTCTCTGAGGCTTATAGAATCAAAGTGAGATCAAACAAAGTTCTCCTCTCATTAGTCATTACTAATGCAACTGCTTATAAATGCTAATGTGTTTGTTTCGTACCTCCAGGGCCAGTTGGCCAATATGCATACTGCAGAGGTTGCAAAggtccctctctctctctctctctctctctctctctctctctctctctcaagtaGATACGCCCCCACAAACTCTCTACCTCTCTCTTGTATCTCGAGAATGTAACCTGTATATTCACTAATTATGGTTTTCCCTTCTTAATCAAGTCTAGAAAAAAAAGTTGTGAGAGGAATTATCACAATTAAATGTTGTGATTACTTCAGACTTATTATTCTTGATTATCAAGTAAAAGTGAAATGCCTAAATGGTTATCGCAGGATATAATGTCATGGGAAGTTCTTTTTGATCTCAACTTCCATTAGAAGCTTACTGATGAAATATATAAATGCATGTGTAAATTGATTCATCAGCAAGCACCAAGTTAATATTACTAAATAAAACCACTATTAAAACTGAAATTAAGTGGTCATGATTTCCCATCTGGTGACTTTGAAAATCAATGTTCATCAACTGTTGGATTGAAATTCCACAATTATAATCAAATACCATCTTTCTGTGAGATTTCTGAGATTAAATTCTGCAAATAATCATCATCCTGTTGGGAGTTGTGTAATGCCTTGACAAGAGATGATAGAATAGAGAGGCTCTTTATATCCTTTTGAGGAATCTTGTAACAAATATACTCGTGGAAGTGATCAGTATGAGAATTTGAATATGTCCATTGATCGACAACAGGATTGATGCATGTGTTCCAATGATCAATTGAAAAGCCAAACCAATCAATAGTTTTGAagccaaacaaaaaaattgttaTGTACATCATGTGGGTCTTGTTTGAAATAAGGTGTTAATTCAAGTGTTTTTGTAACTGAATTAGAATAGGGGCATGCATTAGCATCTTATTCCTTTGTTGATTTCTATGGAATGGATGCATATTAATGTCATAGTTGCTTATGCAAGACTGATGTGTGGACTTCTTTTACTCAGAATTTGGAAGCTGAGAAGCAGCTTAAATTTTTCCAGGGTTGTGTAGCTGCAGCTTTTGCCGAACGGGATCAGTCCATAATGGAGGTTATGACAGCAACACCTTTtagtttaaatttaaaatcctTAAAATTGCTTTTGTGTCTGTCTAATAAACAATTTCACTTTAGAGATGCTAAATGACTTGTTACAGGCTGAAACGGCTAAAGAGAAAGAGGAGCTCGTGTCATATAAACTGAGTCTGATAGATAAGAGGTATCTGTTATCCCATTATGTTTTCAGTGTTTAAAACTTTAAATTCTCATTCAGTATGCATGAGTTAGATAATGGTAATGCTTTTTCTTCGGAAACCAATCCGCTAGTCTACTaccaagaaaaagaacatgaATGGGGAATCAATCATGAGTTTCATGACCAATAacttaagaaaaacaaaactagACTGGTTTTACTATGGATGCTACGTTTGGCTCTTATACACATGTAATGTTTGCTTTATAAAGACAAAATGAATTGAAACCTCTCATATAGATGCTGTAGTTCTGCTTTTCTTTCTGTAGTTTATGTGCTATGTGTGTGGTAATATCTTTGATGTTACCTTTTGACTATCTTAAGTCCTGATCCTTTTCATGGGATGTGTTTTTTGTTCGCAAATGTTAGCAACTGAGTTTTGGTTTGTTCACTTTGTTGTTATTCTCTCCTGCTACAGACTTCTCTTTTAAATATGATATACATAGATTTTTGATTCCacaaatttattaattattgTCCTCTTTCTATGTGCACCCTTAAAAGCTGCGCTAGATGTTGAACTTGGTTATATTGAAACTTTACTTGCAAatagttaattttgtctttcacgaatgtgtttatgttttgtgTGACACAGGATGGAAGAGCTTACTGCAGATTGTTTTCAACAGAAGGAACTTATTGATAAATTACATACTGATTTAGCAATGCAAGAGGAGCAGAATGCAACTTTTAAGAAGGTGATGACTAGTCTCTTAATTTCTATGTTGTGCCGTCTTTTAATTAAACAAAGGACCCATAGTGCAGATGAGTAGctcacaaaaaaaatgaaaattaactTCTAAATAACCAGTGTTCTGATTTCTTACTAACACTCCATTCCAGTCCACCTTCAAAATTATGTATCTTCTGGCCAATGGCAGCATCCACTGATATAATGACTTTGTGATTGTGTTATTTCTCTTGTTCCACATAATATTGGGATCAGGAACCTGGCTCTAATTTTTTCTAGTTGAGGAAAAACTATTTTGGAAATTCCCTTTTCTCCAAAAACAGCCAAACCTCCTTTGGGGGACTCTGGCTCAAATCTGGTGCATCTCGTTGAACccttaaatattaaaaaagaaattctagaaaaatagaaaattgcTAGGTTTGTATATTGAGGGGTTCTAGTTGCAGAACACGTTGAGTAGTGGATATATTTCAAAGGAGACTCCCATTGAACTGAAATCTAATTATGGCTGACACagattaatatatttatttattattggtGAGAGGTCTGTTTTTTAGTATAGATTGGCAGATTATAATATCTAAGGTATGATGAGCTCTATTTAGTTTTTGAGAAACTTGAAAGAATTCATGTTAGACCTAGAAGCCAAAAAATTATGTGGAAGTAGTTGAATGTTGTCTATTTcttatttatgatttttggatcttttattttctcataGTCAAATACTTATCTTCAAAACAGGTCATTGATAAGTTTTATGAGATCAGGCAAGATTCTTCGGAGGGATATGGGGATACAAGTTGGGACACGAAATGCACGTGCCTTTTGGATGATCCTGCAGAATGGTGGAGCTTCAATGACACTTCTACATCTAAATATATTGTAAGTCTGCATAATCGTCGTGCTTCCTAAtattatattaatttattttttcaagaaAGAAGGATTAAATGGAGTCGACTATTATTTAAATCAGTCTAAATTATTGATACCCCTGAGGTTGATCTAGCAGCTGACATGGACTTACATGTAGTTTGAGCTCAATTGAGTATGCAAATGTAAAGTAGCATCTAAGAAATTCCAAATTGTTAACATCCGTATTTCTTCTCCGTTTGGGGTTATTAGTTTGTCTTGTTTAGGATTACTATTTAGATTACCTCAATAAATACTTGAATAGGCAGATCTTGTGAGATGACTTATACTTGCAGATGTCGTACAATTTGCCAAAAAATATTCACCTGATAGATGAGGTCTGTTTTTAGTTGTTGTTGAACTATTTGAGTACAAAAATATGTGATAGATGCCTATTCATATGAGATGGAATACCTGATCATTCCTGAGTCCATATATTTTTCGCATGTCTGTCGCCACATGCAATCTCCCAGTTTGTCCTCTAGCATTTTTTCACTTGAAAACAGGGTAAAGAGTATAACTGCATAAGCCGTAAAATAAAAAGTTGATCATTGTCCATGGGACAAGAAGTATATATTGATAAGACCTTActtgttttagtttttaaaCAAGCTTCAAATATGAATATTTTAAATTAGACATCAGAATCTTTTCATTAGATTCATGTTTAGTGTCCTATATGCGATTTGAGTAACTTATCCTCAGACAGAGTTCATTAGAAGAAGAGCTTGAGAGGGCGAGGAAATCTGCTGGTAATCTTCAAAACAGGCTACGGGTGGTAAGGAACCTCCTTCTGCATATCATCTTTGCATTGCACAATGGACTTCTTCCGTTTATAAATCTATAGTTGAGTTTGTTCTGGGTCTTGTGGTGTAGGGTCTGGAAattgaaaatcatttaaaaaggAGAGTTTCTGAAttggaaaagaagagagtaagTTCTCTTTGCAGAAGAAAAATTCAATCTCTATTTCCTTTACCCACTTTAATTTAGATTGGTTTAAATGCAGAACCGTACAGCTGGAATGATAACAAAAGAGGTGGTAGAGTTGCGTCATTACTATTCTCAGCATAAAGTTTACATCATGAATTTGCTTGATGAGGGAAACAGTTGTATCAAATCAATAATTGATGCAGTGGAAAAGAAGTGTAGGCAAATTGATGCGAGCAGACTACAGAAGTTGGATCCACCTCCTGAAGATGTAAAGCAAGATGAATCTGAATGCCAAGATGTACATGAAATTACAGGTTCTGAACCCCAAGTGGTATTTAAGgttacctctctctctctctctctcataaaATGCAGGTTATATCATAGAAATGTTTGTATGTACATAAAAGTGGGTAAAGTTTACTTACATATTGCACATTCCAGTGATGCTGCAACTATATCTTGGCCGCTTTGAATTGCATATTCTATAGACAGTAAGCAACGCCCCTGCGTACATTGCTGTCAATATAAGTCAACTATATATTCAGAACATGAATGGGGACCTTAGCACCTTTCACCTACTTTCTAAAACACATTGTTTACCCAAATCATTTTAGAAAATTTTGTGGGTGATACTAGCCTAGCGTCATCCTCATTCCTATGACTCCAGAAGACTTGAGAAGATTGGCATGGACAGCTAATCCAATAGTCTTCTTAGCTTTAATAATATTCTGGAAAAGAAGTTTGAAGGGTGCAGTGACCTCAAGAAATGTTTGCTTGCTCTCTATGCTGTTCTTGATTAAATGTTAGTACCAATCATTCTGATCTGTTTGCAGGATGGTGACCCTAGCGTATTAGACATGGTGACTGTTGGGGAGGGTGCTTCCTCCAGCGCCCTTGCACAGGCACTGCAAGATAAGGTGTTCTCCAAAGAATATTTTTGTTTCACGTTTTCTATTGTCAAATAATATGGTTTATGTCTTGAAGGAAAAAATAGTTTTTTCTCTCCTACTGTTTTGGTAACTgttctcttttccttttctcaaCTATTGTCAATATTTCAGGTTGCAACATTATTGCTTTTATCACAGCAGGAAGAAAGATATCTACTGGATAGAAATGTGAATGCTGCTCTGCAAAGTAAAATAGATGAACTTCAGAAAAACCTATTACAGGTAACTTCTGTATAGTACTCCATCTGTCAGGGTTAACTTTTTTTCTCTCTGGTATTTTTAACCATTCATTAGTTCATTTCAGGTGTATATAATAAAAGTGTTATCTGATTATGCTTAAAAATATCCCACTAAGCATAATTTATTGAGTCCTTTTGGACAATGAGGACATCCTCCAACGGCTGGGGATTTTGTGACATTTCCGATTCAACTAATGATTTAGATATATTACTGCTTCAACTATCATAGTGTGAACTTTTCATGTGAAAATTTGTGAATCATACATGTGTCTGTATTGTTAGGAAGGCCACTTTCCTCTTAGTATGATAATCTCACTCATTTTCTTTGATAGTAACTGTATCTTGAAGCTTAATGATTTAAGAATTTTGATTGGAAATGGCCTTTGTGGACCTCAGCCTTTATTCTGACTGTTGATACATTGTCTGGTTTGTGATTCTGGCATGTGCGTATATGTGCTTGCTCAAAGCTTACTTCTTTTGTTTGTGACCTTCAAAGATCAAGAATATTGTCATTTGGGTTTATAGATGAACAGTGCAACTAATTCTTTTTTATCCAGGTTACCAATGAGAAGGTCCGAGCTCTAATGGAATTGGCACAATTAAAGCAGGATTATCATCAACTTAAAGAGTCAGACTTCTTTACTTTTAAACCTGTGTCAATCTTACTTCTGTTTTCTATGCCACCACTTGACATTATAATAAAGAtgaatataaaagttatgaatctaaaaatatatatcgtTGGCGACTGAAAGCCTGCCAGTTGGTATACCCACTTTATCTGGATAAGATAGCAATTTGTCAGAGAGCCATAACCTCCAAAACTTTCCTTTCGTCCAATCTAATTTCCTGAATTATGCTTGTCCTTTGTgaagtatctttttcaatgaGAAGTTTCTTGTCCTTGGAGAAGTTTTCAATATCGTTTTTAAAGTACTACAATTGATAACATACAGGAGGATTGGTCAGGAGGCGAAAAGAGGCAAATCATCTGCTGAAATTGGGGACAGGAGACTAGTTGCTCATGAAAGAGATGGAAAACTAAAGAGCTTGCTGAAGAAAACATACTTGAACCGGTGGGTTGGAACTGTAGACTTGAGGGGAAATGAAGCTGACCTAAATAGCATGGAGTTTGTGAGGTTTGTGAATATCTTTTGAGTTGAATGATGCATCATATGTGGTTCTTgcaattcaaataattttgttgatgtaGTTAAATATAGGTCATAAACCCATTTTATCCGGTCTTAAAtccgtgtttcaggatgaagaTTGAAAATGCAACCCTTAGGGAAAGCATTGGAAGTATTGAACATCTGACCACCACAGTTCATAGGCTTCGTCTTGCACTTTTAAAGGTCTGACAGCAGTGCATTATTGTGTTATAGTAGTAACTTCCATTGTAGAATAGGAAATTGCAAGAAATGAAACACTTGTTGTCTACCAACTACACTTTATAGTAGTATTCATTATTTATACTATGCAGGCGAAGGAGTCGGTGTCTTCTGGAGACACAATGCTTGCTAGCCTGTTAGAAACTCTGGAAAACATTACTAACGAAGCAAAACTAGTGAAGACTGCACTTGGAAGTTCCCTACCAGTTAGTTGGTCAGCAGAAGCAGATGTTGAATTCAGTGGTCATAGTGTTGGCCATGAGCCTGGTATAGTATATGAGGAGCCCAGTCATGAGAAGGTAGATTCAGTTTATGCTGCAGGGTTTGAGATGGTGGAACTCCTGATTCTAGCATCGCAGATATTAAAGGACAACACAAGCAAAAGTGAACCCTTAGATGGAAACTCTAGCtaggtaaaatttaaaattggtGACTTTGATGCTAAAGCATAACTGGTACCTTACAAATTGATATAGGAGAAGTTCTATCAAAGTGGAAAATGAAATCATGATGTATTACGAAGAACAGTAGATATCTCCAGCGCATGGAGGTGAAAATGAAACTATCAGTGGAGAACGAAGAAGTACCAAAATGTGCGATTTCTTGTTATTGTACATTTATCACTAATTATTCTCATGTTCTGTAAAATAGAGAGCAGGGTTTGCAAGATTTAACCCCCTTAGAAGTCGAACATACTTTAGAAGCTTAGATGTATTAATTAAATGCCAATGTATAGTAAGGTCTATTGAGTTTGTCTAACAAAAGCTGACAAACTGCACTCGTTTCTGAAGTTCATATAAGCCTCATGGTACGGTAGAATAGTTCATTTACCAATTTCTCTTGGGATTTATCATTGTAGAATGATAGATTAGTGTTTCCTGGAATGAAATTTGGATGGCctgaataaaaaatttaagaacTAATTTCCTGTTGCGAGTTGCGACTAACATCCTGCTCAATTGGCATGAACAAAGGAATTAGCGCTGGAGTCCAAAAAATTCGGGTTGAAATAAGAAAACATTCCAAATTTCCGATTGAGATTCCAAATTCTGTCCTCCAAACCTGAAATTTTGGACTCAAGTTCCGGTTTCACGGTTGATACCCTTTAATTCCGAACAAATTTAGTGGCTTCACAGATTAAAAAGTTGGAAGATGACGAACCAAAATGCCCCAGAAAATCCTTTTTCACATATTAAAGAGTTGCAGTTCAAAATTGCATTACATCAAAAGCCATTCCAGAGGCAAAATTACAGCTCGATATTAGTGACTGGCAATCTCCACAGTAGTGGTTTTCTCGTTTGTTGATTGCTTTTCATTCTCCATCTGACTGTAATTTCCTTTCTCCTTGAAGAGCTGGATGTGATGGTGCTTGCAGTAGAGCTTTCCTTCATGTGCAATATAGTTAGATGGGCTTATGGTGCAACCTCCATGGGTGCATCTGAAGCACCTCTTGTGGTAAGCAGTCCCATTCACCGAGACCTTCAAAAACTCGGTATTAAATGAGATTGGActgaaatttcattttcaaaagcAATGTCAAAAACATATTACCGCTAATGTTCATCTATTACCTTCTCAATGGGATATACCGTCTTTTCACATCCCACACATTTATCTTTGGTACCACCAAACAAGCTTGATACTGCTTTGGTATTCTGCATGCATGACATCCAAATATACTTCTTATTATACCTTGTAAAACTGTTTCCCTTTGTCCTTTTTTAGTAGTCGTACTCGTTTCAATCTTGAAAAAATCTTGAGCGATTTATCTTATGATAATGTTATAAAACCCAAAATATAGCCTATGTTTTACTTTTCTTGTCAAAAACTTAAGATGCTAACCTCATTCTCGATAGTAGGTTTTTCTGGTTTCAAAATTTTTGGCGTGCCTGAAAGAAAGTAGACAAAGAAAAGTTAATAATATCCTCTtaacaatgaagaaaaaag from Argentina anserina chromosome 2, drPotAnse1.1, whole genome shotgun sequence carries:
- the LOC126785318 gene encoding LIM domain-containing protein WLIM1-like isoform X2; amino-acid sequence: MATFAGTSQKCTACRKTVYLVDKLTADTRAYHKACFRCHHCKGTLKLSNYCSFEGVLYCRPHYDQLFKRTGSLDKSFEGTPKILKPEKPTIENENTKAVSSLFGGTKDKCVGCEKTVYPIEKVSVNGTAYHKRCFRCTHGGCTISPSNYIAHEGKLYCKHHHIQLFKEKGNYSQMENEKQSTNEKTTTVEIASH
- the LOC126785318 gene encoding LIM domain-containing protein WLIM1-like isoform X1; translation: MVERFGSAANFAKRRIRWKSWKVCSGLVVVRLDWKFMATFAGTSQKCTACRKTVYLVDKLTADTRAYHKACFRCHHCKGTLKLSNYCSFEGVLYCRPHYDQLFKRTGSLDKSFEGTPKILKPEKPTIENENTKAVSSLFGGTKDKCVGCEKTVYPIEKVSVNGTAYHKRCFRCTHGGCTISPSNYIAHEGKLYCKHHHIQLFKEKGNYSQMENEKQSTNEKTTTVEIASH
- the LOC126785317 gene encoding uncharacterized protein LOC126785317 isoform X2, with protein sequence MNYVKTSNNCVCSKLGQATLLWLLRCIFKAGLEQEIENLKKKLATCSRENVNLQEELSEAYRIKGQLANMHTAEVAKNLEAEKQLKFFQGCVAAAFAERDQSIMEAETAKEKEELVSYKLSLIDKRMEELTADCFQQKELIDKLHTDLAMQEEQNATFKKVIDKFYEIRQDSSEGYGDTSWDTKCTCLLDDPAEWWSFNDTSTSKYISSLEEELERARKSAGNLQNRLRVGLEIENHLKRRVSELEKKRNRTAGMITKEVVELRHYYSQHKVYIMNLLDEGNSCIKSIIDAVEKKCRQIDASRLQKLDPPPEDVKQDESECQDVHEITGSEPQVVFKDGDPSVLDMVTVGEGASSSALAQALQDKVATLLLLSQQEERYLLDRNVNAALQSKIDELQKNLLQVTNEKVRALMELAQLKQDYHQLKERIGQEAKRGKSSAEIGDRRLVAHERDGKLKSLLKKTYLNRWVGTVDLRGNEADLNSMEFVRMKIENATLRESIGSIEHLTTTVHRLRLALLKAKESVSSGDTMLASLLETLENITNEAKLVKTALGSSLPVSWSAEADVEFSGHSVGHEPGIVYEEPSHEKVDSVYAAGFEMVELLILASQILKDNTSKSEPLDGNSS
- the LOC126785317 gene encoding uncharacterized protein LOC126785317 isoform X1, producing the protein MDEDLGDKEALLARIQQVERERDELRKDIEQLCMQQAGPGYLVVATKMHFQRTAGLEQEIENLKKKLATCSRENVNLQEELSEAYRIKGQLANMHTAEVAKNLEAEKQLKFFQGCVAAAFAERDQSIMEAETAKEKEELVSYKLSLIDKRMEELTADCFQQKELIDKLHTDLAMQEEQNATFKKVIDKFYEIRQDSSEGYGDTSWDTKCTCLLDDPAEWWSFNDTSTSKYISSLEEELERARKSAGNLQNRLRVGLEIENHLKRRVSELEKKRNRTAGMITKEVVELRHYYSQHKVYIMNLLDEGNSCIKSIIDAVEKKCRQIDASRLQKLDPPPEDVKQDESECQDVHEITGSEPQVVFKDGDPSVLDMVTVGEGASSSALAQALQDKVATLLLLSQQEERYLLDRNVNAALQSKIDELQKNLLQVTNEKVRALMELAQLKQDYHQLKERIGQEAKRGKSSAEIGDRRLVAHERDGKLKSLLKKTYLNRWVGTVDLRGNEADLNSMEFVRMKIENATLRESIGSIEHLTTTVHRLRLALLKAKESVSSGDTMLASLLETLENITNEAKLVKTALGSSLPVSWSAEADVEFSGHSVGHEPGIVYEEPSHEKVDSVYAAGFEMVELLILASQILKDNTSKSEPLDGNSS